Part of the Catalinimonas alkaloidigena genome is shown below.
AAAAAAGAGTAGATAAGTAATAACTTATTTTAAAAAATTTATTTTGATTTAATGATAAATGTAATCTTACCGGTTGACATTGGTGCTGGTCTTACATTATCAGCAGTTCGACTAAAAGTCACTCTCTCTATCGCTTCCTGATATAACCTTTCTATTGCAGGACTTACCGTTTTTTCTAACGTTTTGACACCAATTACTTCTCCCTGATCATCTATGGTAATTTGAAAAACGATTTTACCATTTTCATTGGATGAATCATCAGGTTTAGGAATATAATCCCAGTTCCAACCCTCCATCTGGAGAGAAGCCCCTTGCCCTGAACCCTTCGCCCCATATATGGCGCGCGCATCAATTTCTCCGGTTTCTTTACCCTTGTCACCTGCTTTATCTTTGTCATTACCTTCATTTGAAGCAGCCGTTTGCTTGGTTTGCTCTTCGGCGGGTTGCTTTGCAACTTCTGCGACTTCATTTTTTTCTGTCACCACTTCAGTGGTACTTTCAGGGACTTTTTCAATCACATCGGGGCTAGGCTCTGGCTGAGTCACGGTTTCTTCAGGCCTTATTTCTTCAATTACCTCAGCGGCTTTTGTTTCTTCCACTTCCTCTACTTCAGCCTCTTGTATTTCTTCCTGTTCTATTTCTTCAACAATAGCGGCAGGTTTAGGCTGTGGGGACTGGCCTGAGCCCGTATTGTCAAGCCCAAAATTGAGTTCAATCCCATACTCAGGAATTGGAGGATCAGGTTCTCTCCAGGCAAGCATAAAAAAAAACAGGAGGAATAGTACTGCATGCACACCAAGTGTCACGAGCATTCCTATTTTTTTGTTTTTACTTTCTTTGTTAGCTGCCATTGTATTGTGTTTCCTTAACAACAATTACTACAGAAGGATAATTCTACTCAGGAATAGTTGCTACTGAAACTTTAGCATTTAATGAACTCGCAATTCCCGCAACTTTCACCAGATGTTCCACTGGAACCGATTTATCTACGTTCAGCACCACTACCCCTTGTTCACTCTGTGAAAGACTACTCGCTATTGCAGCCTCTAATTGAGCAGAAGGTACTAGCTTATCATTAATATAAAACCGAATATCTGGAGTAATTGTTACGCTAACCTTCTGCATAACTATATTTGAAGATTTGCTAGAGGGAAGGTTGACTGGCAAACCAGAAGGGGTAACGAATGAAGAAGTTAACATAAAAAATATAAGCAGCAGGAATATTATATCTGCGATGGAAGAAAAATTGAACGAGGTCTCAATTTTATGTTTAGAGTCAAGATTCATAAGCTTATGTTATCTGGGTTCCTGCAAAAGGTCAATAAAATCAATGGAAGTATATTCCATTTTGTGCACTACTTTGCTCACCTGTGAGACCAGATAATTGTAACCTAGATAGGCAATGATACCAACAGCCAAACCTGTAGCAGTAGTAATCATCGCTTCATATATCCCTGTTGAAAGCAATCTGGGACTTACGTTCCCTTCTTCCTGCGCAATAGCGATAAAAGCCTGAATCATCCCCGTGACTGTACCCAAAAAGCCAATCATAGGAGCGGCACCACTGATGGTAGCCAGTAGATTTAAATTTTTTTCTAATCGGTAAAGTTCTATTTTACCCACATTTTCAATGGATACCTCAATGGTCTTGAGTGGGCTCCCAATCCTGCTGATCCCTTTTTCAATCATTCGTGCTATTGGAGTATCAGTCTGAGAGCAGATCAATCTTGCAGAATTGATATCACCACTAGAAACCAGGTTTTTAATTTTGTCGGTAAACTGCTCAGGTACCTTTGAAGCTTTTTTGATCGTCAAAACTCTTTCCACAAAAATATAAACTGCGAGGATTGACAGTAAGATCAGAGGGACCATTACATATCCACCCTTTAATAATAAATCCCAAACGGTCACTGTTTCATTACCAGCATTGGATAAGGTATCAACAGCAGCCGTGTCTAATTCGGTCTGAATTTGAAGTAATATCATATTAATATTTAAGAACCCAGGTATTGTCTCCATATTGATCTCTGAACTGCTGCACCTGCTGCATGGCTGTATTGAAATCAGTAAAATCAGCTACTGCAATACGGTGCATCAATGGCGCTCTGTCAGTAGGTGATAAAATTCTGGTGCCTATGCCCTCTTCCATTAACTTATTAGCATAGTCCATGGCCAGATCTTCATCTACAAAACTACCAATCACGATGAATGAACGTCCGGTGGGTTCAGAAATTGTAGAGATATCACTATAAGGTATGAGAGAGTTTACTTCTGTCACTGGTTCTTCAGGTGCAGACTCCGGTGTGTCCTCAATAATGGGCTCTGGCTCAGGTTCTACATAAGTGGTAGTTGGTGCTGGTTCCTCTCCAAACCAACTACTTACTTGAGCCATACCATCAAAGAGAAAAAGATAAACTACGAGGCCAACAATAAGAACCAGGCTTAGGATTCCGAATACTATTAAGCCGGTGGATTTTGAATCTTTCTCATCTTCATCATCCTGGTAGTAGTCTTGCTGTTCATTTACAGGGGAATACTCCTCTTCACGTTGCAAAGGGCTGTACTCTGGCTCGGGCAAGCCAAAATCATCTTGATCTTCCTGATTGTAAGACTGTCTTTCATTGTCTTCCATCATCTAATATTACTTTGTGATTATAATTATTATCTGCGAGTTAATGCAGTATTTTCAAAATCACACGCCAAAAATTAAAAATTAATTACGTAGGTATATAAAGTATGAATTCATTACAGGTAATTATTGATTAAAAACTGTATGTGATACCACCCATAACCATTATACCTCTTGAAGGATAGTTTAAATATCTTTCATAGTTTTGGGCAAATATATTTTTTAATTGTAAGAAAGTAGAAAATCTAGGGGAAAATAAATAATCTGCTTTGAAGCTCATGTCAGCGATGGTACCCAGATCTTTTTCAGTGCCAGATGCGAGATTAAGACCTCTAAGCCCTCCTAAGACCATCAATTCAGCATTTATTAATAATTTATCATAAATGTTATATGAGCTTAGTAAACTCAATTTTACATCCGGGCGATGCCAGGGGTTTTCCAACTTGCCCATACTATAGGCAAAATAGTCTCCTCTGATGGTGGTCCGAAAACGATCCTGGCTATTAATATTTAATTCAGCAAAAGCATTGAAAATAAAAACATCGCCGGTATCGTAGAGTATATCAAATTTTGTTGAATCTGAGGCACTGTTAACAAAAAAATACAAGTTTTTGTAATTATTTGCTGAAAATCCAGCATTAAAGCCCAGCAAACTACTTGCTCTGCCTGCTACCCCTCCTCCGAAACTAAAGTTTCTATTGGTATTTGCAAGAGGAACATCCGGTCTCATCCATGGATTTTCGTTGGTAAAATCAAGTAAAGATTTTCTTTCTATATCTCCTGAAAGAGAGGCATATAGCTTAAGTGAATTAGTTAGATGTAGTTGAGCTTCAGCATAAGGATACACATGGAGTTTTTCAGCATTAACAATTGTATCATTTTCATAAACAAAATTTACCCCCGCCTTGACTTCCAGTCCTTCCTGTGGCTCAGTACTTGTGCTGTACTTAAAATATGGCTTAAACCTGAATAGATTTCTACTTATGCTCGTGGGTTCATTCGGAAAAATATCAGCAATATCCTGACGATTCATTGCCCAGATATCCGTCTGAAGCACGAAAGTTAATGGTTCCGCGATGTCCAGACTGGTCAATAAATTGATCCCAAACTGGTTTTCAGTTGCTTCATATGCATCACTCAAACGCTTATAATTAAGCTTTAAACGATAATCAAAAGCGGCATCTACTTCACTTCTTTCTACTCCACCTGATAATGAAATTGTATTAAAAATCTGCTTTATTGAATCTCGGCTAAGCTCTAAGCCAGGCGTATATCCATAAAAGTGATAGCGCTCCCGCTGGTAAGATGCTTCACCAAATAAAGTATGCCCACCTGCAAAATATTTCCCATGCAAGGACAATTTGGTATCACTATTACCTGAGTTACCACCATCTACCGGCCCTTGTCGTGAAGACAAATGCTTAAAATGTACTCCGTAGCTATAGTCTTCACTTCTGGCACTATTTGCATACACTTCCAAATAAGGACTGAGGTAATTGCCAAAACCGGCTTTTATATAATTAGAATATAGTTTTGGCAAAGGGGGTTCTTTAACTTTTAACACCCGGATTGAGGGACTCAAGGGCTGAAGTTTAGGCAAAACTTCTACAAACTGATAATTGATGTCAATTGTTGATTCCTGAACAGGCAATGGAGGGACACGCTCAAATTTTCGGCTCGCTGAGGGAAGTTCTATTTCCCTGCTTTTTTCAATGACAACTTCTGCTTCTTCAATTTCACCTTCTTCCTCCCAGTTCGGATTCTGTTGGGCAAATCCTTTAAATGAATGACTTAAGCTTACTACCAAAAAAATTAATAAAGAGAAGTTTTTTATCATTGAGTTCATAATGTGTGGTATTCCGCATAACTAACGGTCATAGTTACTAAAACGTATGCAGAGAGACAAGAAGCAACAAAACAAAAAAGGTATCCCATAATCCGTGAATTAGTAGACATACCTTCTAAAAAATTATATATGGTTATTAAAGATCCTCTTCTCGTTCTAGCATGAGAATGGAGGCCTGAGGAACGATATAATACTTTTCGTCACCATACATCACTTCAAATGCCCCTTTTTGCAGGAAAATTGCCATATCGCCTTCTTTTGCCTGTAATGGAATATATTTAATTGACTCTTCACGTTCTTTCCAGGGTTCATCTTCTTCTGCGGGTAAGGGAATGGGATAACCTGGTCCGGTCTTCATCACATAGCCATACTGTACTTTTTCCTGTTCATGTACTCCCGGAGGTAGATAGAGTCCGCTTTTGGTTTTTTCGGAGGCTTTCTTAGGCTTTATTAATATTCTATCCCCTACTATTATTAGTTTTTTCAATTTATTATCCGTAGTCAACTCCATTGTAAGTGTTATTAAGCTTATGAAAGATTTCTCAATATCTATGCCTTCAGTGTTTTCACTGCCAATATGACATAAAAAAAGCGAAGAACATTTGCTCCTCGCTTTTTACTGATATAACCCTCAACATAATTACCAACGAAAAACCGCTGCCATTTCAGCATTATCCACGTTTTCAGGCAACATTTCTTTTTCAACAAAGTAAGCATGTCCACCATTAAGTACAGTTTCTACTGCTGATTTGCTGACTAAATCCAAAACATTTGAATCATTATCCTGACGTAGTTTTACAGAATTATCTTCATTATTGATAAATCCCCACTTATGTGTTCCTTTGAGGATAAATAGGGTATCAATTCTTCCATCAACTGCTGCGGGTGCAATATCATCAATCTGATATGATGTTTTTCCGGTTCCTGCCAACTGTTGATACTTTTGTTTAAGCTCATTTTTCAATGCTTCATGCTTAGGATTAATTACGCTTAAACTTTCCTTATGAATTTTATCAGGTTTGGCCTTATCGTAATTCCCAGTCAAGCCCTTTTCGGTAAACTTAAGCTTCTTACTTGCGCTTTTAAAAATAGGGTGTAAATAATCTACACTGGCAAGTACAACAGCTATGCTTTTGTCCTCAATTACCTGCTCCAGAGAATCTTCCAGATGACGGAAATATTCTTTGACGTATGCCTCGTTGAATTCTCCATCACCACCGTGACCATGATAAATAGGTTCTTTACCACCACCCAGCATTGATCCGGAATGTTGTTGTAAATTTTTCTCAAAATCATAGTAACTCAACGCATTCTCAGCGCCCTGAGGCAGACTTTCAGGTAAGTTAACCTCATAAATTTCATTTAGTGAAGCTTCAAACAGCCTTACTTTTCCTAAGCTGGCCGCCAATACATAATACTGCTCTTCCTCCTGATAAGCAGGGATCAACTGCTCTAAATGAAAAGAGTTGCTTAACAGACTAAATTCTTCTACTGAGTAGGGCAACCGGAAGTATTCAAAAAAATCTTCCGCTAGAAAAATTGCCAATCCATGTGATTGGTGGTGCCAAAACTCTGTATCATCAATCAATTTGTTCAATGGGGATAAATACTGAATAGCTTCAT
Proteins encoded:
- a CDS encoding ExbD/TolR family protein, translated to MNLDSKHKIETSFNFSSIADIIFLLLIFFMLTSSFVTPSGLPVNLPSSKSSNIVMQKVSVTITPDIRFYINDKLVPSAQLEAAIASSLSQSEQGVVVLNVDKSVPVEHLVKVAGIASSLNAKVSVATIPE
- a CDS encoding MotA/TolQ/ExbB proton channel family protein, whose product is MILLQIQTELDTAAVDTLSNAGNETVTVWDLLLKGGYVMVPLILLSILAVYIFVERVLTIKKASKVPEQFTDKIKNLVSSGDINSARLICSQTDTPIARMIEKGISRIGSPLKTIEVSIENVGKIELYRLEKNLNLLATISGAAPMIGFLGTVTGMIQAFIAIAQEEGNVSPRLLSTGIYEAMITTATGLAVGIIAYLGYNYLVSQVSKVVHKMEYTSIDFIDLLQEPR
- a CDS encoding SPOR domain-containing protein, producing MMEDNERQSYNQEDQDDFGLPEPEYSPLQREEEYSPVNEQQDYYQDDEDEKDSKSTGLIVFGILSLVLIVGLVVYLFLFDGMAQVSSWFGEEPAPTTTYVEPEPEPIIEDTPESAPEEPVTEVNSLIPYSDISTISEPTGRSFIVIGSFVDEDLAMDYANKLMEEGIGTRILSPTDRAPLMHRIAVADFTDFNTAMQQVQQFRDQYGDNTWVLKY
- a CDS encoding co-chaperone GroES gives rise to the protein MELTTDNKLKKLIIVGDRILIKPKKASEKTKSGLYLPPGVHEQEKVQYGYVMKTGPGYPIPLPAEEDEPWKEREESIKYIPLQAKEGDMAIFLQKGAFEVMYGDEKYYIVPQASILMLEREEDL